Proteins encoded in a region of the Methanobrevibacter millerae genome:
- a CDS encoding LytS/YhcK type 5TM receptor domain-containing protein yields the protein MFEKQKTKLNNYNKIVIIFTVLLITNIIFYISLLIVFYKDIINGITNFGLINNIFLIVSAIIILGFISTRLPQFRKRNKGSIYEIGYLILFGMVSIVVSYFNKSTEFDYIVMPLLDMFKVLSVMLILTLIATKTKAFKGVISGKISKKTIIYCFIIFSILGILSSIYYVNVDGTPSDVRNLIIMISGLFGGPYVGIPSGIIAGLFKYSQGGATALPCAVATVICGIIGSLIHVWNNGKFPKTRHSAILMFLFIGFDMLLIVVLTPPYISIAYIRNIYILTVFGSVIGMVLFSMILNETKTKNTTINYEDLKLKEMENTLDEYDERIENLEEEIRELKNQNPK from the coding sequence ATGTTTGAAAAACAAAAAACTAAATTGAACAATTATAATAAAATTGTGATAATATTCACAGTATTATTAATTACAAATATTATTTTTTACATTTCATTATTGATTGTATTCTATAAGGACATAATTAATGGAATTACAAATTTCGGATTAATCAATAATATTTTCTTAATAGTATCTGCAATCATAATCTTAGGATTTATCTCGACGAGACTGCCCCAATTTAGAAAAAGAAATAAAGGTTCAATATATGAAATTGGATATTTAATTCTTTTTGGTATGGTAAGCATAGTTGTGTCTTATTTTAATAAAAGTACAGAATTTGATTATATTGTAATGCCACTTTTAGATATGTTTAAAGTTTTGTCAGTCATGTTAATATTAACTTTAATTGCAACAAAAACAAAAGCATTTAAAGGAGTTATTTCTGGAAAAATAAGTAAAAAAACAATTATTTATTGTTTTATAATATTTAGTATTTTAGGCATTCTTTCATCTATTTACTATGTTAATGTAGATGGAACCCCTTCTGATGTGAGAAATTTAATAATTATGATTAGTGGGTTGTTTGGTGGACCGTATGTTGGAATTCCTTCAGGCATAATAGCAGGATTATTTAAATATTCACAAGGTGGAGCCACTGCACTTCCATGTGCTGTTGCAACAGTCATTTGCGGAATTATCGGAAGTTTAATTCATGTTTGGAACAATGGGAAATTCCCTAAAACAAGGCATTCTGCAATATTAATGTTCTTATTCATAGGGTTTGATATGTTATTAATTGTCGTGTTAACACCACCATACATCTCAATAGCATATATCAGAAATATTTATATTCTCACAGTATTCGGATCAGTTATTGGAATGGTTTTGTTTTCAATGATTTTAAACGAAACAAAAACAAAAAACACTACAATTAACTATGAAGATTTGAAACTTAAAGAAATGGAAAACACCTTAGACGAATATGATGAAAGAATTGAAAATTTAGAAGAAGAAATTCGGGAATTAAAAAATCAAAATCCAAAATAA
- a CDS encoding succinylglutamate desuccinylase/aspartoacylase family protein, which yields MDFDYVDDFENVEMTYVSFLSRGYISKNRQIFEKIELTKFSKFVLSSCVYGTPIFKIGNSGKKILVLSGIHGNELSPQLANLTLLNELIKTDLNNTVYVIPFASPNSTMNNERSFNSIDLNRAAHMANSLSNQILRAICELKIDCVGDFHSTAYNSNPGFESVFSSRNPSFESVLIAEHISHDVGSEVIKYDIAGSQYKGAVEDTCNLRGIPAITCEVLSPFASIGKGSFERSLKQMKSFLAYFGF from the coding sequence ATGGATTTCGATTATGTGGATGATTTTGAAAATGTAGAAATGACTTATGTCTCTTTTCTTTCAAGAGGTTATATCTCTAAAAACAGACAGATTTTTGAAAAAATAGAATTAACCAAATTTTCCAAGTTTGTTTTGTCATCTTGCGTTTATGGAACTCCTATTTTTAAAATTGGAAATTCCGGTAAAAAAATTCTTGTTTTATCAGGAATTCATGGAAATGAATTGTCTCCACAATTGGCTAATTTAACATTATTAAATGAACTGATTAAAACGGATTTAAACAATACTGTTTATGTTATTCCATTTGCTTCTCCAAATTCTACCATGAATAATGAGAGATCATTCAATTCAATCGATTTAAACAGGGCAGCACACATGGCTAATTCTTTAAGCAATCAGATTTTGCGAGCTATTTGTGAGTTAAAAATAGATTGTGTCGGTGATTTTCACTCAACTGCATATAATAGTAATCCTGGATTTGAATCAGTATTCTCATCTAGAAATCCTTCTTTTGAAAGTGTTTTGATTGCAGAACATATTTCTCATGATGTTGGAAGTGAAGTAATTAAATATGATATTGCAGGCTCACAATATAAGGGTGCTGTTGAGGATACTTGTAATTTAAGGGGAATCCCAGCTATTACTTGTGAAGTTTTATCTCCATTTGCTTCAATTGGAAAAGGAAGTTTTGAAAGATCATTAAAGCAAATGAAAAGCTTTTTGGCTTATTTTGGATTTTGA
- a CDS encoding IGHMBP2 family helicase has product MKKYIKKLIKLINYEREAEIELMVSEIENMSGQKREELGRAINKVKGKYLGKELGLNIVQFGRSEIIDTEISVGDMVLVSTGNPLRSDLTGTVTEKGGRFIKVAFDSRVPKWALKKKVRLDLYANDITFRRMEDNLKHLTLKGKNALEYSLNKRDPQPNRDNIYIDYIDESLNESQKLAVKNSLTSQNFFLIHGPFGTGKTRTLVELISQEVRQNRKVLATAESNAAVDNIVERLVLNKKLKITRLGHPQRVSKDNITYTLAYKVEKHSLNDKIRRIHKKIDKLIEKRSNFTKPTPQYRRGFSDHDILYYASKGKGGRGISAEKMKSMADWLDYNLEIDELHDEIKRVENKMIKDIVETSDVILSTNSSAALDSIASTKFDVVIVDEASQATIPSVLIPIAKARKFILAGDHKQLPPTIISDRAYDLQDTLFESLIEKYPHKSQLLNVQYRMNKVLMEFPNSEFYDNNLKSDTSVNNITLKDISDVEDDDALMFIDTCNIEKNHEKHLKDSKSIVNHIEARIAIKVATDYIKAGISEKDIGIISPYADQVKLISEKTNIEVKTVDGFQGREKEIIIISTVRSNEHGQIGFLKDLRRLNVAITRAKRKLIIIGNSNTLKSNATYDRLINFVDDKNLKVVI; this is encoded by the coding sequence ATGAAAAAATACATTAAAAAATTAATAAAGCTAATCAACTATGAAAGGGAAGCTGAAATAGAACTGATGGTATCTGAAATAGAGAATATGTCTGGTCAAAAAAGAGAAGAACTCGGAAGAGCCATCAACAAAGTCAAAGGAAAATACCTTGGAAAGGAATTGGGATTAAATATTGTGCAGTTCGGAAGGTCTGAAATTATCGATACTGAAATTAGTGTTGGAGATATGGTTTTAGTGAGCACTGGAAATCCTTTGCGAAGCGATTTGACAGGTACAGTTACCGAGAAAGGTGGGCGATTCATTAAAGTTGCATTTGATAGCAGAGTTCCAAAATGGGCTCTTAAAAAGAAAGTCAGGTTAGATTTATATGCAAATGACATTACATTCAGAAGAATGGAAGACAATTTAAAGCATCTGACATTGAAAGGAAAAAATGCTCTCGAATATTCCCTAAATAAAAGAGATCCCCAACCCAACAGAGACAATATCTATATCGACTACATTGACGAGTCATTAAATGAATCACAGAAATTGGCTGTTAAAAATAGCCTTACAAGTCAAAATTTCTTTTTAATACATGGTCCTTTCGGAACAGGAAAAACCAGAACACTGGTTGAATTGATATCACAGGAAGTAAGACAGAACAGAAAAGTTTTGGCCACAGCAGAAAGCAATGCCGCAGTTGATAATATTGTTGAAAGACTGGTTCTGAATAAAAAACTAAAAATAACAAGATTAGGACATCCACAGCGAGTATCTAAAGATAATATTACATATACATTAGCATACAAAGTCGAAAAACACTCACTTAACGATAAAATCAGGAGAATTCATAAAAAGATTGACAAATTGATTGAAAAAAGAAGCAACTTTACAAAGCCTACACCACAGTACAGAAGAGGATTTTCAGACCATGACATCCTGTATTATGCATCCAAGGGAAAAGGGGGTCGCGGAATAAGCGCTGAAAAAATGAAATCAATGGCTGATTGGCTTGATTACAATTTAGAAATAGATGAATTGCATGATGAAATTAAAAGAGTGGAAAACAAAATGATTAAAGACATTGTTGAAACAAGCGATGTAATTCTATCCACCAATTCTTCTGCAGCGCTTGACAGCATTGCAAGTACAAAATTCGATGTTGTCATTGTTGATGAAGCATCACAGGCCACAATTCCAAGCGTTCTGATTCCAATTGCAAAGGCAAGAAAGTTCATATTGGCAGGTGACCACAAGCAACTTCCGCCAACAATTATCAGCGACAGGGCATATGATTTACAGGACACACTGTTTGAATCTCTGATTGAAAAATACCCCCACAAATCACAATTATTGAATGTACAATACCGTATGAATAAAGTTCTTATGGAATTTCCAAACTCTGAATTTTATGACAATAACTTGAAAAGTGATACAAGTGTTAATAATATCACTTTAAAGGATATTTCTGATGTTGAAGATGATGATGCCCTGATGTTTATCGATACATGCAATATAGAAAAAAATCATGAAAAACACCTGAAAGATTCAAAATCAATTGTAAACCATATAGAAGCAAGAATCGCAATAAAAGTGGCGACGGATTATATAAAAGCCGGTATCAGTGAAAAAGACATTGGAATAATAAGTCCCTATGCTGATCAGGTGAAATTAATCTCTGAAAAAACCAACATTGAAGTGAAAACTGTTGACGGTTTTCAGGGCCGTGAAAAAGAAATCATAATTATTTCAACAGTTAGAAGCAATGAACACGGACAAATTGGATTTTTAAAAGATTTGAGAAGACTTAATGTTGCAATTACTCGTGCAAAAAGAAAATTAATCATAATTGGAAACAGCAATACTTTAAAATCCAATGCAACTTATGACAGATTAATAAATTTTGTTGATGATAAAAATTTGAAAGTAGTTATTTAG
- a CDS encoding argininosuccinate synthase, with protein sequence MDKVVLAFSGGLDTSVCVKLLEEKYDVEVVTACVDVGQGEEEIKKAESMAAKVGTGNHYTIDAREEFANEYVARGIKANAEYEGYPLSTALARPLIAQKIIEVAEKEGATAIAHGCTGKGNDQFRFEAVILAMSDLDVIAPIRELNLTRTEEQAYAEEKGIKLNYDKIYSIDENIWGRSIEGGNLEDPANEPPEDIYEWTKSWKDANDEPQKVTIEFEEGVPVAIDGEMMPLIELIEKANKIAGDNGIGRVDTIENRMIGLKSRENYEVPGAKLLIAAHQALEELVLTTDELRFAEYMSTLYADLVYRALWQEPLREDLDQAIDNMQQRVSGEVTMKLFKGSIQPLVRKSPFSLHSIEQITFEDKDTDQREVEGMIKYHGLQAANYQKLNR encoded by the coding sequence ATGGACAAAGTAGTCTTAGCATTCAGTGGTGGACTAGATACCTCTGTATGTGTTAAATTATTAGAAGAAAAATATGATGTGGAAGTAGTAACAGCCTGTGTAGATGTAGGACAGGGTGAAGAAGAAATTAAAAAAGCAGAATCCATGGCTGCTAAAGTAGGTACTGGAAACCATTACACAATTGATGCAAGAGAAGAATTTGCAAACGAATATGTTGCAAGAGGAATAAAAGCAAATGCTGAATATGAAGGATACCCATTAAGTACAGCACTTGCAAGACCTTTAATCGCTCAAAAAATTATAGAAGTTGCTGAAAAAGAAGGAGCAACAGCAATCGCACATGGTTGTACCGGAAAAGGAAACGACCAATTCAGATTTGAAGCTGTAATTCTTGCAATGTCTGATTTAGATGTTATTGCACCAATCAGAGAATTAAACCTAACAAGAACTGAAGAGCAAGCTTACGCTGAAGAAAAAGGTATCAAATTAAATTATGATAAAATTTACAGTATTGATGAAAACATTTGGGGAAGATCCATCGAAGGAGGAAACTTAGAAGACCCTGCAAACGAACCCCCTGAAGACATTTACGAATGGACCAAATCATGGAAAGATGCTAATGATGAACCTCAAAAAGTTACTATTGAATTTGAAGAAGGTGTTCCTGTAGCTATTGACGGTGAAATGATGCCTTTAATTGAATTGATTGAAAAAGCAAATAAAATTGCAGGGGACAATGGTATTGGAAGAGTAGACACCATTGAAAACAGAATGATTGGTCTTAAAAGTAGGGAAAATTACGAAGTTCCTGGAGCTAAATTATTAATTGCAGCCCACCAAGCATTGGAAGAACTCGTATTGACTACAGATGAATTAAGATTTGCAGAATACATGTCAACTCTTTATGCTGATTTAGTATACAGAGCATTATGGCAAGAACCTTTAAGAGAAGACTTAGACCAAGCAATTGACAACATGCAACAAAGAGTTAGTGGTGAAGTCACAATGAAACTCTTTAAAGGATCAATTCAACCATTAGTTAGAAAATCACCTTTCAGCTTACACAGCATCGAACAAATTACGTTTGAAGACAAAGATACCGATCAAAGAGAAGTTGAAGGTATGATTAAATACCACGGTTTGCAGGCTGCAAACTATCAAAAATTAAACAGATAG
- a CDS encoding helicase C-terminal domain-containing protein — MNENNNYSNLDWMIHWSLTGHHPRNTQIKLINKINHAIGEGYKNIILEAGTGIGKSAIATTLANMYEDSYILTMTKQLQEQYLHDFGDMLVEIKGKGNYKCNYKGNCDFCLKSEYNLAKCKDCDYQIAFRKAKQAENVITNYDFMYRVGVDNQLLDSRQLLILDEAHNLERKMLMLSSHVLNREYISTKFGIDIFEALMKKEKSYSYIKNKSQYWIDLCSELMKKCGENIEKIEGTGKDVQVTLDEFENNVSKYSEVDYVEKQILESDLKEFNSIRLGLEGGDLIIDLPDFKQIKENKMDISAEFKPYSVSDATQNLLDFGNTRIFLTGTLGDMEKFCQWNNINPDNTYYIYEKSPFKVSNRPIFKEFVGNMSGYRNGVPNWRNKRAILKIKEIINRYPNQKGVIHTSSNEQAFWIMDNLKEYDLLFVGGETRNEVLREFNETEDDAILIGASIKDGVDLKDDLCRFQIIFKIPYPQLNEQVKYRKSLDSSWYFYQAVMALMQAYGRGIRDKDDYCDMYIIDSNFKFLFDYNKSFFNEYFIEALKNK; from the coding sequence TTGAATGAAAATAACAATTATTCTAACTTAGATTGGATGATTCATTGGTCATTAACCGGACACCATCCTAGAAACACCCAAATAAAACTGATTAATAAAATTAACCATGCTATTGGTGAAGGCTATAAGAATATTATTCTGGAAGCAGGGACAGGCATTGGTAAATCAGCCATTGCAACGACTCTTGCCAATATGTATGAAGACTCTTATATTTTGACCATGACTAAACAACTTCAGGAACAGTATCTGCACGATTTTGGGGACATGTTGGTTGAAATTAAAGGGAAAGGAAATTATAAATGCAATTATAAGGGAAACTGTGATTTTTGTCTTAAATCAGAATATAATCTGGCAAAATGTAAGGACTGCGATTATCAAATAGCATTTAGGAAGGCCAAACAGGCTGAAAATGTTATTACAAATTATGATTTTATGTATCGTGTGGGAGTTGACAATCAACTTCTTGATTCAAGACAGCTATTGATTTTGGATGAAGCACATAATCTGGAGCGTAAAATGCTGATGCTGTCTTCACATGTACTAAATCGTGAATATATTTCAACTAAATTCGGTATTGATATTTTTGAGGCATTGATGAAAAAGGAAAAGTCTTATTCCTACATTAAAAATAAATCCCAATATTGGATTGACCTGTGCAGTGAGCTAATGAAAAAATGCGGAGAAAACATTGAAAAAATAGAAGGGACTGGCAAGGATGTTCAGGTTACGTTAGACGAATTTGAAAACAATGTATCCAAATACTCTGAAGTTGACTATGTCGAAAAACAAATTTTGGAAAGTGACTTAAAAGAATTCAATTCCATTAGGCTGGGTCTTGAAGGTGGCGATTTGATTATAGATTTGCCTGATTTCAAACAGATTAAGGAAAATAAAATGGATATTTCTGCTGAATTCAAGCCCTATTCTGTTTCTGATGCTACACAAAATTTATTGGACTTTGGAAATACAAGGATATTTCTGACAGGCACATTGGGAGATATGGAAAAATTTTGTCAATGGAATAATATCAATCCGGACAATACTTATTATATTTATGAAAAAAGTCCATTTAAAGTGTCTAATAGACCTATTTTTAAGGAATTTGTTGGAAATATGAGTGGTTACAGAAATGGTGTTCCAAATTGGAGAAATAAAAGGGCTATCTTAAAAATTAAAGAAATAATTAACAGATATCCCAATCAGAAAGGGGTTATTCATACTTCGAGCAATGAACAGGCTTTCTGGATTATGGATAATTTAAAGGAATATGATTTGTTATTTGTTGGTGGAGAAACTAGAAATGAGGTATTGCGAGAATTCAATGAAACTGAAGATGATGCAATACTGATTGGCGCATCAATTAAAGATGGTGTTGACCTGAAAGATGATTTATGCAGATTCCAGATAATATTTAAAATTCCTTATCCTCAACTAAATGAGCAAGTAAAATATCGTAAGTCTTTGGATTCTTCATGGTATTTCTATCAGGCTGTGATGGCATTAATGCAAGCTTATGGTAGAGGTATTCGTGATAAAGATGATTACTGTGACATGTATATCATTGATTCAAACTTTAAATTTCTGTTTGACTATAATAAAAGTTTTTTCAATGAATATTTCATTGAAGCATTAAAAAATAAGTAA
- a CDS encoding NAD-dependent protein deacylase, translating to MSKINELQEIIDSSENIVFFGGAGVSTESGIPDFRSADGIYSKTPEELVSHTYYLEHTEEFFKFYKENLIFEDAKPNPAHYKLAELENEDKVKAIITQNIDGLHQKAGSKNVLELHGSVYRNYCQVCNKSYDLDYILKSDGVPRCECGGIIKPDVVLYEEPLNNSILSFAVDYISNADTLIIGGTSLVVYPAAGLINYFNGKNLVLINKSETPYDNLATLVINDAIGETLSKIR from the coding sequence ATGTCAAAAATTAACGAATTGCAAGAGATAATTGATTCATCAGAAAATATTGTATTTTTTGGAGGAGCCGGAGTATCTACCGAAAGCGGGATTCCAGATTTCAGAAGTGCAGACGGAATATATTCCAAAACACCAGAAGAGCTGGTTTCGCATACATATTATCTTGAACACACAGAAGAATTCTTTAAGTTTTACAAGGAAAATCTTATTTTTGAAGATGCAAAGCCTAATCCGGCACATTATAAATTAGCGGAACTTGAAAATGAAGACAAAGTTAAAGCAATCATAACACAAAACATTGACGGACTTCATCAAAAAGCAGGTTCCAAAAATGTTTTAGAGCTTCATGGAAGCGTTTACAGAAATTATTGTCAGGTATGCAATAAGAGTTATGATTTGGACTACATTTTAAAATCAGATGGCGTTCCAAGATGTGAATGCGGAGGAATCATCAAACCAGATGTAGTGCTTTATGAAGAACCTTTGAATAATTCTATTTTGAGTTTTGCTGTTGATTACATATCCAACGCAGATACATTGATAATTGGAGGAACTTCACTTGTAGTCTATCCCGCAGCAGGTTTGATAAATTATTTCAACGGGAAAAATTTAGTATTAATTAACAAAAGTGAAACTCCATATGACAATTTAGCCACATTAGTAATTAATGATGCAATAGGCGAAACACTATCAAAAATCAGATAA
- the sfsA gene encoding DNA/RNA nuclease SfsA: MDYVKGIFKKRPNRFIAEVEVNNEIQIAHVPNTGRCKELLVEDAIVWLKPSDNPKRKTKFTLLFVENRGHLVSIYSQQANEIVYDAIINDKINELSGYDFHQREKTIDNSRIDIYLSNKNGEKCFVEVKGVTLVVGVEARFPDAPTERGTKHLNELIKLKKEGFRTAVFFLIQHPLAESFRPNWDNDPLFSKTLNEAYENGVEILVYKCDNRLDGIDLIPEAVGFDLSDF, translated from the coding sequence ATGGATTATGTTAAGGGAATTTTTAAAAAAAGACCAAATCGATTTATTGCAGAAGTGGAAGTCAATAATGAAATTCAAATAGCTCATGTGCCAAACACTGGACGCTGTAAGGAATTGCTTGTTGAAGATGCGATTGTTTGGTTGAAACCCTCTGATAATCCTAAGAGGAAGACTAAATTCACATTGCTTTTTGTTGAAAACCGTGGCCACTTGGTGTCAATTTACTCTCAGCAAGCTAATGAAATTGTATATGATGCAATCATAAATGATAAAATAAATGAACTTTCCGGCTATGATTTTCACCAAAGGGAAAAGACGATTGATAATTCAAGAATAGATATATACTTGTCAAATAAAAATGGTGAAAAATGTTTTGTTGAAGTCAAGGGGGTTACATTGGTCGTTGGTGTTGAAGCAAGATTTCCCGATGCACCAACTGAAAGGGGAACTAAACATTTAAATGAATTGATAAAACTTAAAAAAGAAGGTTTTAGAACAGCAGTTTTTTTCCTGATTCAGCATCCTCTCGCAGAATCATTTAGGCCAAACTGGGATAATGATCCATTATTTTCAAAAACCCTGAATGAAGCATATGAAAATGGCGTAGAAATTCTGGTTTATAAGTGCGATAATCGATTGGATGGAATTGATTTAATTCCGGAAGCTGTTGGTTTTGACTTATCTGATTTTTGA
- a CDS encoding bifunctional ADP-dependent NAD(P)H-hydrate dehydratase/NAD(P)H-hydrate epimerase, with protein MDPIDMMVTDANCEYLGLSRLCLMEAAGKSLGEEVAKIAVFTFAKPVKVVMFTGSGGNGGDAFVAARYLLNRGYDVDIYMLKDNIHSNEAKINLEILLNMKPRLSRLTIHYLTDVDDFKLDEDEDFIVVDGILGTGIRGNLQENIKKAIGVINESNGIKISIDVPSGMDPLTGSVDDVAVVPDYTISFHKIKTGVRDAEEELVGGLVTADIGIPLEAEYFVNYGDFLRLKNRDASSHKGNNGSVLIVGGSKDYHGAPAISGKAAFGAGVDLVYIATPESAAIPVKSASEDLIVKSLDGDYLSLNHLDEILELADKVDAVLIGPGSGINDDTSKLFNVLVTKIKKPIVLDADGLKQVDISLIKNKDNIVLTPHLAEFNQFFNSKLKLDLDSYDFKMVDENITEFQLITKNINGTVIVKGKNDLILSGSKFRINRSGNAGMTVGGTGDALAGIVVSLLSQDLSSFDSACLGVFINGLAGDKAYEINGNGFSASDLVSYIGNVIKNGLC; from the coding sequence ATGGACCCAATAGATATGATGGTTACGGATGCAAATTGTGAATACTTAGGTTTGTCTAGATTATGTTTGATGGAAGCTGCAGGTAAGTCATTAGGTGAAGAGGTTGCAAAAATAGCTGTTTTTACATTTGCAAAACCTGTAAAAGTTGTAATGTTCACTGGTTCCGGAGGAAATGGTGGTGATGCTTTTGTGGCAGCGCGTTATCTGTTGAATAGGGGTTATGATGTGGATATCTATATGCTTAAGGACAATATTCACTCCAATGAAGCAAAAATTAACCTTGAGATTTTATTGAATATGAAACCTAGGTTGTCCAGATTGACAATTCACTATTTAACGGATGTTGACGACTTTAAGCTTGATGAAGATGAGGATTTCATTGTTGTTGACGGCATATTGGGAACAGGAATCAGGGGAAATCTGCAGGAAAACATCAAAAAAGCTATTGGGGTTATCAACGAGTCTAATGGGATTAAGATAAGTATTGATGTACCATCAGGAATGGATCCGTTGACTGGAAGTGTTGATGATGTTGCAGTTGTCCCAGATTACACAATAAGTTTTCATAAAATCAAGACAGGTGTAAGGGATGCTGAAGAGGAACTTGTCGGCGGTCTTGTAACGGCAGACATTGGTATACCTCTTGAGGCCGAATACTTTGTTAATTATGGTGACTTTTTAAGACTTAAAAACAGGGATGCCTCATCACACAAGGGAAATAATGGTTCTGTATTGATTGTTGGTGGAAGCAAGGATTATCATGGAGCACCAGCTATTTCAGGTAAAGCTGCTTTCGGTGCAGGTGTCGATTTGGTGTATATTGCAACACCAGAAAGTGCAGCAATTCCAGTAAAATCTGCATCTGAGGATTTGATTGTAAAATCACTTGACGGAGATTATTTGTCTTTAAATCATTTGGATGAAATTTTGGAATTGGCAGATAAGGTCGATGCAGTATTGATTGGTCCGGGTTCAGGCATCAATGATGATACCTCAAAGCTGTTCAATGTTTTGGTTACAAAAATCAAAAAACCAATTGTTTTGGATGCTGATGGTCTAAAACAGGTCGATATTTCTTTAATTAAAAATAAAGATAATATTGTTCTAACTCCTCATTTGGCCGAGTTTAATCAATTTTTCAACTCAAAATTAAAGCTTGATTTGGATAGCTATGACTTTAAAATGGTTGATGAAAATATCACTGAGTTCCAGTTGATTACTAAAAATATCAATGGTACTGTAATTGTTAAAGGTAAGAATGATTTAATTTTATCCGGATCAAAATTTAGAATAAATCGTTCAGGCAATGCGGGTATGACTGTAGGTGGGACAGGTGACGCACTTGCAGGAATTGTAGTTAGTTTGCTTTCACAAGACTTAAGTTCTTTTGACAGTGCTTGTTTGGGCGTATTCATTAATGGTCTTGCAGGGGATAAGGCTTATGAAATCAATGGAAACGGGTTTTCAGCCAGTGATTTAGTTTCATATATTGGAAATGTGATTAAAAATGGATTATGTTAA
- a CDS encoding NAD-binding protein, giving the protein MRKITFKLISRFHEKYITTGILLILLLFAYGIIGSHFIMGLNFIDSLYYSVVTMATVGYGDYIPVTGIQKIFATTLALGGVGLLAYVFNVILTNFQEKMGEYSKGARKMRAIQNMDNYYVLCGYGRVGKVVLKELNQRKQNVIIFEKDSKMTENLVEDETIVVINKDATEDDLIAKVAGENCRSVIISTGSDVTNLFIVLTIRETNPDAWIVSRASKLENIARLRKAGADKIVSPEIIGGKDLYLESAKPHLLRLTVQHTSDEIFDEFKIIAKHGCTLENIDYHIPGIETPLNREIKTMNINDGKRYKKYLNSNKDAKEALDNLYKSVNNVHSHLISGPDRNTFEKLIKDLEKQEKIIGKNLTNEKIMEITKKINKER; this is encoded by the coding sequence ATGAGAAAAATAACATTTAAACTTATATCAAGATTTCATGAAAAATATATTACAACAGGAATATTATTAATATTATTGCTTTTTGCATACGGTATTATCGGTTCCCATTTCATTATGGGATTGAACTTTATTGATTCATTATATTATTCAGTTGTTACAATGGCAACAGTAGGGTATGGAGATTATATTCCCGTGACCGGAATTCAAAAAATTTTTGCAACTACCCTTGCTTTAGGAGGAGTTGGGCTCCTCGCTTATGTATTTAATGTTATTTTAACAAATTTCCAGGAAAAAATGGGAGAATATTCTAAAGGAGCAAGAAAAATGAGGGCTATACAAAATATGGATAATTATTATGTCCTTTGCGGTTATGGAAGAGTTGGAAAAGTTGTTTTAAAGGAATTGAATCAAAGGAAACAAAATGTAATCATTTTTGAAAAAGATTCTAAAATGACTGAAAATTTGGTTGAAGATGAAACAATTGTTGTTATAAACAAGGATGCTACAGAAGATGATTTAATAGCAAAGGTTGCCGGTGAAAATTGCAGAAGCGTTATTATAAGTACAGGAAGCGATGTCACAAACCTCTTTATAGTACTAACAATAAGGGAAACAAATCCTGATGCATGGATTGTATCAAGAGCAAGCAAATTAGAAAATATTGCTCGTTTAAGAAAAGCAGGTGCGGATAAGATTGTATCACCAGAAATAATTGGTGGAAAAGATTTGTATTTGGAATCTGCAAAGCCTCATCTTTTAAGGTTGACAGTACAGCACACCTCTGATGAAATTTTTGATGAATTTAAAATCATTGCAAAACACGGATGCACTCTTGAGAATATTGATTACCACATCCCAGGAATTGAAACACCATTGAACCGCGAAATAAAAACTATGAACATTAATGACGGTAAAAGATATAAAAAATACTTAAATTCAAATAAAGATGCAAAAGAAGCATTGGACAATTTGTACAAAAGCGTTAATAATGTCCATTCACACCTCATTTCAGGCCCAGATAGAAATACTTTTGAAAAATTAATTAAAGATTTAGAAAAACAGGAAAAAATAATTGGTAAAAACCTAACCAACGAAAAAATAATGGAAATAACAAAAAAAATAAATAAAGAGAGATAA